One Thalassotalea sediminis DNA segment encodes these proteins:
- a CDS encoding DUF2909 family protein, translating to MIIKIIIIGLLIFMIYNLFQALRLMNKNDPNKPSMSKFIGRRVMTSVLIVLLLLIGILTGVITPNPRPY from the coding sequence ATGATTATTAAAATAATCATCATTGGGTTACTTATTTTTATGATTTACAACTTGTTTCAAGCCCTGCGTTTAATGAACAAAAACGATCCAAACAAGCCAAGTATGTCAAAGTTTATTGGCCGTCGTGTTATGACATCAGTGTTAATCGTCTTGTTGTTATTAATAGGTATTTTAACCGGCGTAATAACACCAAACCCTCGCCCCTATTAA
- a CDS encoding SURF1 family protein: protein MKVAKVIDYLSQLNWLLVAFTLLVFIGLIKLGFWQLSRAVEKEQRIARIEAVQDAAYYSLTDVLSLNVQENINDLPLKISGTFDEKFTFLLDNQTFNGQVGYRVLQVVSTNMGAVLVNMGWIKGNKSRYILPNFKAETGQHIVKGHVRLVESGITLAEQNYTNVTWPLRIQQIELDKFSHIIGQKLLPFVLYLDKKEDIGFKKNWQAIVMPPEKHRGYAFQWFSLATAWMLLMVSASLFFYKNQNNNN from the coding sequence ATGAAGGTAGCAAAAGTAATAGATTATCTATCTCAACTAAATTGGCTACTTGTTGCCTTTACTTTGCTCGTCTTTATCGGATTAATCAAGCTTGGTTTTTGGCAACTATCTCGGGCTGTTGAAAAAGAACAGCGCATTGCACGTATCGAAGCCGTCCAAGATGCTGCCTATTACTCACTGACAGACGTATTATCATTGAATGTTCAAGAAAACATTAATGATTTACCACTAAAAATTTCTGGTACTTTTGATGAAAAATTCACGTTTTTATTGGATAACCAAACCTTTAACGGACAAGTAGGATATCGAGTACTACAGGTTGTATCGACCAATATGGGGGCAGTACTCGTAAATATGGGGTGGATTAAGGGGAATAAGAGTCGGTATATATTGCCTAACTTTAAAGCAGAAACTGGACAGCATATTGTTAAAGGACATGTCAGGCTTGTTGAGTCTGGTATTACTTTAGCTGAACAAAATTACACTAATGTCACTTGGCCATTGCGTATTCAACAAATCGAATTGGATAAATTTTCTCACATTATTGGTCAAAAATTGTTGCCCTTTGTCTTGTACTTAGATAAAAAAGAGGACATAGGGTTTAAGAAAAATTGGCAGGCTATTGTGATGCCACCTGAAAAACATCGAGGCTACGCCTTTCAATGGTTTTCATTGGCTACGGCATGGATGTTGTTGATGGTATCTGCCAGTTTATTTTTTTATAAAAACCAAAATAATAATAATTAA
- a CDS encoding COX15/CtaA family protein, which translates to MRKLVFISILLAILVVTLGAYTRLTHAGLGCPDWPGCYGHLDVPNTEEQIAKAELAFPERPVEAHKAWNEMIHRYFAGTLGLFILFIAIMSFRARHVGSPVFLPLLILLVVVFQAALGMWTVTMKLMPIVVMGHLLGGFTTLCLLFLLYLRLNPYRVPGGDVAVRRYARFGIIGIVLLVAQIGLGGWTSSNYAALVCTELPICQGNWTQELTFENSFDLIPPEKDSYEFGHLQHDERVTIHVMHRFGAIIVSLYLLWLIVAVFRKAHSQFFKTCVVGLFAILLAQIGLGVSNIVFSLPLFVAVSHNVVAACLLLMLIFLTYSLKRKA; encoded by the coding sequence ATAAGAAAACTTGTATTCATCAGTATACTGTTAGCGATTTTAGTCGTTACTTTGGGCGCATATACTCGGCTGACACATGCAGGGTTAGGTTGTCCAGACTGGCCTGGCTGTTACGGCCATTTAGACGTTCCAAATACAGAGGAGCAGATCGCGAAAGCAGAACTTGCCTTTCCTGAACGCCCTGTAGAAGCGCATAAAGCATGGAATGAGATGATTCATCGCTATTTTGCAGGCACTTTGGGCTTATTTATTTTGTTTATCGCCATTATGAGCTTTCGTGCTCGACATGTAGGATCTCCTGTCTTTTTGCCTTTGCTTATCTTGCTGGTGGTTGTATTTCAAGCAGCGTTAGGAATGTGGACCGTAACCATGAAACTGATGCCTATCGTTGTTATGGGACATTTACTCGGTGGCTTCACGACACTATGTTTACTCTTTTTATTATACCTACGGCTAAACCCTTACAGAGTACCAGGAGGGGATGTTGCCGTTAGGCGATATGCGCGTTTTGGTATTATTGGCATTGTTTTACTTGTTGCCCAAATTGGCCTTGGCGGCTGGACATCATCTAACTATGCGGCATTGGTTTGTACAGAACTGCCAATTTGCCAAGGGAATTGGACGCAAGAATTAACTTTTGAAAATTCATTTGATTTGATCCCACCTGAAAAAGATTCTTATGAATTTGGCCATCTACAACATGATGAGCGCGTGACTATTCATGTAATGCATAGGTTTGGCGCTATCATCGTTAGTCTTTATTTACTGTGGTTGATCGTTGCGGTATTTAGAAAGGCACATAGTCAGTTCTTTAAAACCTGTGTCGTGGGTTTGTTCGCTATTTTACTTGCCCAAATAGGTTTGGGGGTCAGTAATATTGTGTTTTCTTTACCGCTGTTCGTTGCGGTAAGCCACAATGTTGTCGCTGCATGTTTGTTACTCATGCTGATTTTTCTTACCTACAGTTTAAAAAGAAAGGCATAA
- the cyoE gene encoding heme o synthase — protein MKGIVMASAQNIIERASANSWRDYYEITKPRVVALLVLTALVGMCLSVPGAIPWQILVPAIIGIGFLSSAAAAINHIVDERIDSVMARTHNRPVATGRLTTTQATVFAAALAIVGFITLFGFVNPLTAWLTLAGLVGYSFVYTMYLKRATPQNITIGGLAGAIPPLLGWTAVTNEIHPNALLLVLLIFTWTPPHFWALAIHRKDDYAKVNIPMLPVTHGVNFTKTQILLYTILLFVVGLLPYLVGMSNWLYLAGAITLNLIFFVYAWKLKFNADENTAMDTFKFSIIHLMLLFIILLVDHYLLPV, from the coding sequence ATAAAGGGAATAGTTATGGCATCTGCACAAAATATCATTGAAAGAGCATCAGCAAATTCTTGGCGGGATTATTATGAAATAACGAAACCTCGTGTTGTTGCACTATTAGTGCTGACTGCGTTAGTCGGTATGTGTCTCTCAGTACCCGGAGCAATTCCTTGGCAAATACTTGTTCCAGCAATTATTGGTATTGGTTTTTTGTCTTCTGCTGCCGCGGCAATAAATCATATCGTAGATGAACGTATTGATAGTGTTATGGCAAGAACCCATAATCGACCTGTTGCTACAGGGCGGTTAACAACGACCCAAGCTACAGTTTTTGCGGCAGCATTAGCAATTGTTGGCTTTATTACTTTATTTGGCTTCGTCAACCCATTAACTGCTTGGTTAACGCTCGCGGGTCTTGTAGGTTACAGCTTTGTTTACACTATGTATTTAAAAAGAGCGACACCACAAAATATAACCATTGGCGGGCTAGCTGGTGCCATTCCACCTTTACTTGGTTGGACAGCCGTTACCAATGAAATTCACCCAAACGCTTTATTATTGGTACTTCTTATCTTTACTTGGACGCCACCTCACTTCTGGGCATTAGCAATTCATCGAAAAGATGACTATGCCAAAGTAAATATCCCGATGTTACCGGTAACTCATGGTGTTAACTTTACTAAAACTCAGATTTTGCTATATACCATTTTATTGTTTGTTGTTGGTTTGTTGCCCTACTTGGTCGGTATGAGCAATTGGTTATATTTGGCTGGCGCTATTACGCTTAACCTTATTTTCTTTGTTTATGCGTGGAAATTAAAGTTTAATGCCGATGAGAATACCGCAATGGATACCTTTAAGTTTTCAATTATTCACTTAATGTTATTATTTATCATTCTACTTGTAGATCATTATCTATTACCCGTTTAA
- a CDS encoding SCO family protein produces MNKFLIIIVACVALACGTFLYKSAFDKPLPEHSLYYQTPRNIEPFSMTAHTGDSFGKAQLAGKWSWVFFGYTSCPDVCPTTLQELNFSYDELKKVADNTQVLLVSVDPQRDSVARLAEYIAYFNKEFIALSADHSVLFPFARNLGLMYAITDEAQGSSYLVDHSASIVLINPQGKIAAIFKPNHEVGQVPTISGEQLVSDFTRIVALER; encoded by the coding sequence GTGAATAAGTTTCTCATTATTATTGTTGCATGTGTTGCACTTGCCTGTGGTACTTTTTTATACAAAAGTGCGTTTGATAAGCCTTTACCAGAACACTCTTTGTATTACCAAACACCTCGCAATATAGAACCATTTAGCATGACGGCACATACGGGTGATAGCTTTGGTAAAGCACAGCTTGCAGGGAAGTGGTCGTGGGTTTTCTTTGGTTATACGTCTTGTCCTGACGTGTGTCCTACGACCTTACAAGAATTGAATTTTAGTTATGATGAGCTAAAAAAGGTTGCCGATAACACACAAGTACTGCTTGTCTCTGTTGATCCACAGCGTGATAGCGTGGCACGATTGGCAGAGTATATTGCTTATTTCAATAAGGAATTTATCGCCTTGAGTGCCGACCATTCAGTGCTTTTTCCTTTTGCCAGAAATCTAGGTCTAATGTACGCTATTACTGATGAAGCGCAAGGTTCAAGCTACCTTGTTGACCATAGCGCTTCTATTGTCTTGATTAACCCACAGGGAAAAATTGCGGCGATTTTTAAACCCAACCATGAAGTTGGACAAGTGCCTACTATATCCGGCGAGCAGCTAGTAAGTGACTTTACCCGAATTGTAGCACTTGAACGTTAG
- a CDS encoding polysaccharide deacetylase family protein: MKSLKAILVHFLLTLFVIAVPAQASVILQYHHVSEDTPASTSITPQQFAKHMQYLADNDFKVLALNNVIDAIKQQKPLPDKSVVITFDDAYLDILENAKPILDKHQFPFTIFINPGIVDKGSDHYLTWPQLKAMADDGVIIANHGFEHESWARVPNDMNINTWLAQKIALLKKAEKKIKAETGQSWQYFAYPYGEFSPRIQQLLEQQQFIAFSQQSGAVGLHTDLTSVPRFPASQPYDKLSSLKDKINALPISMSISDKDAQTIYTQGSLTHLTMTVNSKDFRQHQLNCYVTTLGKQPIEWLDDKSFTVTFTKPLPTGRVRSNCTAPSIEKPGRYYWYSKPWFILNKDGSWYPH, translated from the coding sequence ATGAAATCATTAAAAGCAATTTTAGTTCATTTCCTATTGACGTTATTTGTTATCGCCGTCCCTGCACAAGCTAGTGTTATTTTACAGTATCACCACGTTAGTGAAGACACACCTGCAAGCACTAGTATTACACCGCAACAATTTGCTAAGCATATGCAATACTTAGCAGATAATGATTTTAAAGTGCTTGCACTGAATAACGTAATAGACGCGATAAAACAACAAAAACCTCTTCCAGATAAAAGTGTCGTTATTACCTTCGATGACGCATATTTAGATATCTTAGAAAACGCAAAGCCAATACTCGATAAACATCAATTTCCTTTTACTATCTTTATCAACCCCGGCATTGTTGATAAAGGCTCTGATCACTACTTAACTTGGCCACAGTTAAAAGCCATGGCGGATGACGGCGTGATTATCGCGAATCATGGCTTTGAACATGAATCTTGGGCTCGTGTTCCTAACGATATGAATATTAATACTTGGCTAGCACAAAAAATCGCTTTACTTAAAAAAGCAGAGAAAAAAATTAAGGCAGAAACAGGACAGTCTTGGCAATACTTTGCCTATCCTTACGGAGAGTTTTCTCCTCGTATTCAGCAGTTATTAGAACAACAGCAATTCATCGCATTCTCACAACAAAGTGGTGCTGTAGGCCTACATACAGATCTAACGAGTGTTCCTCGTTTTCCGGCGTCACAGCCATATGACAAATTGTCGAGTTTAAAAGATAAAATCAATGCGTTACCAATATCCATGTCAATATCCGACAAAGATGCGCAAACCATTTATACGCAGGGTTCATTAACGCATCTAACCATGACGGTTAACAGCAAAGATTTTCGCCAACACCAGCTTAATTGTTACGTAACAACGCTAGGCAAACAACCAATAGAATGGCTCGATGACAAAAGCTTCACAGTTACTTTCACTAAGCCACTTCCTACGGGTAGAGTGCGTAGTAATTGCACAGCCCCAAGTATAGAGAAACCTGGGCGTTATTATTGGTACTCTAAACCTTGGTTTATATTAAATAAAGATGGCAGTTGGTACCCGCATTAA